TTCCCCCCTGCACAGGTCTCCGCCATGAAGCAAGgcctactgcccatttcccacGATGCTCTGCTGGCGGGGGACCTGGCCTGCTTCGACTTCAATGGGGACGTGGAGGGCGAGGCGGACAGGACCGAGCTGCAGAAATGCCTTGGACCCACCTGCAAGGTCTGGATTGAGTCCTGAACCTCGGCCCACTCTCTGAGCCCAACTGGGGCTTCCTCGCGtcgggaggagagggaggggagaagcccaccccacccccgagGTTCCGTGTTCTTGTGCTGCCTCTCTCGGAAGCCGTTTCCTGCTGTTTCTGTGGGCAGGTGTTGGTCCTCCGGAATCACGGCCTGGTGACCCTCGGAGACACGGTGGAGGAGGCCTTCTACAAGGTCTTCCACCTGCAGGCAGCCTGCGAGGTCCAGGTGAGCTCCTCACGGGCAGACCGGAGGGGGGGCTCCGTTCAGAAGGGGAGGGGCTGCAGAGATAACACCCCTCAGGGACAATATTGTCTTCCCCTCCCGCGTCTCTCTGGCATGGGAACCCATTGCCACGACCCCTTgcttggagggaggggggggtgaTTGACGCGCTTTCCTAATATGCTGGTTTTGGTCCCATTCTCGTCTTGAGGGTAGCTTGCAATGCCCCCAGAATCAGGCCTCAAGTGTGGGTGGCAAGattgccccccctcccttcccccctccccacaacTTCCAACTGGTGGTCCAGGTAGCAACAGCCGCTCTCCTCTCTCGTCCTCCGCCTCCTGCAGGTGGCGGCCTTGTCCAGCGCTGGTGGGCCTGAGCATCTCATCCTCTTGGAGGGAGAGAAGCAGAGGCCCCACGATGGGGGTCTGGTCCGATGGGCGGGCAGCACCTTTGGGCCCATGCAGAAGAGCCGCCTGGGGGAGCAGGAATTCGAAGCACTCATGAGGATGCTGGACAACCTGGTAGGTTTGCCAGCagagaggtggtggtggtggttgttatttattagatttgtatcccgcccttctctgaaggctCATTTTCCCCCCCCCAATGCGCCCCCCGGCCTTGCCATAAGCCCAAGTGGGTCTTTGGAGGGAAGAAGGCAGGTTCTGCAGGGCTTCTGCTGCCCCGTCAGAGGTGGAGGCCTTGGGGAGAAAGAGCGGAGCTACTGAGGGGCCACGTTAAACGCTCCGTctccccagctgggcagattaGTGCGGTCTTCCCTGCAAGGCTCCGTGTGGCCTTCCAGCCTCTCTGTGGAGTCCCAGGGCCCCTTCCCCTTTTCAGAATGTGGAAGGAGTTTTGCAAGACAAACCAGGTGCATCGGTCAGTGGCCTTAATAGGGACCTGCAGCTCCATCATTAAACACACCGGCTGCTAAACAGGAAATCCCACTCCTGCAAGCGCACTCTCCTTGCCCCTCCCCCGGCTTCGGGAATGCGCTGGGATCATTaacaagaaggaaaggaaagtttgTATCTACgtttggaaggaaagggagggattacaagagagtaagcaAGCGCTCCGTGGAAAGAGGCAACGAAAGGAAGATGCCCATTGTGTGCGTACCCACTCCCTGACCATCCCACCTTCTCCGGTCTCTCTGCTTTGGAAGGCGTGGGAGATTGCCTGCAGGATGGCCCCCTCCCCTTGGCAGAGTGGAGGGACTGGAGGAGATCCCAAGGGAAGAAGCAACAGAACACGGGGGCTGCCATGGCCACCGCCTGGCTTCCAAAATATCTTCCCCATTGAGTGCTGGTGTAATCTCCTGCAATCCCTTCCGCTAATCTCTCCattctggggtgtgtgtgtgaagagcCAGTCAGGCACACGGCAACCCCCGCTGACGgcaaaggggatcatgtgacagACGgaggccttggggggggggtaatacgGGCACTGGCCACAGAGTTGTGTTTTCGGGAATGCCGTACGTGCATGCGAGCACCCGGGGGGGGTCTGTGTAGCATCCACGCAGGAGGCGTTTCAGGGTTTGGGGCCCCCTTCCCCATGCCAGAAATTGCCAGAGCTGCCCCCAGGTGCGGAAGGCCGGCCGGCCCTTGGGGTGCAGTGGCTGCTTCCTCCCCCGCAGGGCTACCGGACGGGCTACGCCTACCGCTACCCCTTTGTCCAGGAGAAGACGAAGCACAAGAGCGAGGTGGAGATCCCGGCCACCGTCACGGCCTTCGTCTTCGAGGAGGAGGCCCGTCCCGTCTCCACCCTCCGGCCACATGCCCAGAAGCAGCGGAAGGAGAAGACCCGCTGGCTCAACACGCCCAACACCTACCTGCGGGTGAAGGTGGCCGAGGACAGCCAGGGCGGCACCGGTGGCCAGAGGACCAAAGCCACGGTTAGAAGAGGGGGGGCACAAAGCGAGGAAGGGCCACCGTTCTGTTGGGGGGAGCCGGGCCACGGATTCCCTCGCGGGGAAGAAGACCTGGGGGCCGGTGGGCAAAACAGCTGGGGAGGATCGGGGGGATGTGCGAAGGGGAAAAGCCAGCAGGAACAACCGAGCGCCAACTGGCAGTGGGGAAGAAACACGGGGTCTTGGCAGAGCCGCCTGGGCAGCAGAGCCCAAGGGGGGGGAGTCTGGGGGAGCGGAGAGGTTGGGCCTCCTGAGACTGCGCCGGGGGTCTCCTTCACGGCCGTCGCAGAGATTGGCTGACTCCGCAGAAGGAGGGGGGCCCAGACGCCTCTCAGGTGGGACGCCTTGCATCGGAGCCCCTCCGTCCCGAGCGGTTGTGGTGTCCCAGTCCAGGAGCCGGAGCAGCCGTCCAGGGCCGGGGTGCCTGCCTGCCAGCTTGTGGGCTTCCCAGGGGCCATGGCTGACTGCCTGATAAGGCCAcgttcccagctggggagccagAGGATTGGTCAGAGTGTGGGGCTGAGGAGCCTGGGAAGGAAGAGCTAAAGCCAGGCagcctggggggaggggggcgcaGAATTCAGACACAGGACGGTCACAGGCTGCTCCGTGGGGGCTACAGAGGAAACTCCCGCCCCTCCGAGACCAGAGAAGGACGAGATCTGCCCTGATCTCCACACTGTGCTAGTTGCCCGAGCCCATTAAGCAGCCCTGAGCTTCATTGTCTGGGGGGGGGTCAAAGGAAGCCaggagccccctcccctccctcctgaaGCCCCCACCCCCTGCCCTTTCCAGGGAGCAGAGGGGAGGCAGCCAGGAGGGATGCTTGGCCtccttctttggggggggggtcaaggGCAATGCTGGCTGGACTGCCTGGCTCTGCAGACGCTGGGCTCCCGGGGGGGGTCCCCACAGCTGCTCCAGGGGGGCCCTCggcctttctctcctttcccccaCGTTTTCCAGTGGATGAAGGCGGATGACGTGGAGAAGTCCAGCAGTGGGGTCCCCATCCGGATAGAAAACCCCAATCAGTTTGTGCCTCTCCACACAGACCCCCAAGAAGTCCTGGAGATGCGGAACAAGGTGCGTGGAGCTCTGGAGCGGTGCCCCCCCCGACCCCCCCCAGGGTCTCTGCTCTGCAGCCGGGCTGCCTTCCGCTCCCCTTGGGGCTCCCCAGAGGCAGGGGGGGTGGAGGCGGCAGGCCAGCTGCTGGGGTTAGAGAGGTGAGGCCTGCCCCCCACCAGCCCTGAAGGCCCCCAGGTGGCCTGATTCATCCTGGGGGGTCCAGGTTGGTGGCTCTGGGGAGGAGAGAACCAGCCGGCCTTTTTCAGCTCCTGAGCACAGCtaagcacagcccccccccccgttcagccAAGAGGGAGGGGGCTAAACCTGCCCTCCCGGTTTTGGAATTTGCACCATGGTCAAGCGCGCCTCCCCCTTCGGATGGGGGTTGGGCTGGCTGCCCTCCGAGGCTCCCCCCGGCCCTGGAACCCCTTTTGTGCCCAGCCTCCTGCCAGCGACACTAATGGCGGTGTGAGGTCCTGGGAAGGAGGATGCCTGGCCTGCAGGGGGCGCCCTGGGGGGATTCTGTGCCTTGCAGTCACGGGAACAAcctggccccctcccctcctccttccggGTCTACTCTTTCCAGGGagggtgcacgcacacacacacacacacacagacacaggcAGGCCTGCCTCCCCTGCGGCTCCCTCTCTCCTTGGCCCCAGTGGCCTCCTCCGCCTcttcctgcccctcccccccccggcacCCTCTGCTCCCCCCCGTGACGGGCCGGTCTGTTGTCTCCCCACAGATCCGGGAGCAGAACCGCCAGGAGGTGAAGTCGGCCGGCCCCCAGTCCCAGCTTCTGGCCAGCGTGATCGCGGAGCCGAGCAGGAGCCCGGTAGGCCCCACAGTCTGGCCCCCTCCAGCCACGGAGGACGGGCATCCCAGGCGGGCTGGAGGGGGAGCTCCGCCCTTGGCTCAGATCCAAGGCCACCCGCCTTCCTCAGGCCAGCCCCGCCAGGCCGGCTCCCTCACCCCCTGCTCACCAGTCCTGCTGCTGTGGCCAATCCGCTGCGGGACAAGagctgattggttggttggttggttgattgattggatcGGATCcccatgccacccctctccaaggactgggGGGGCTGACAACATATAAAAAGGTCCCCTGCCTGCCCGTGTAGAGGGCCATGTGcaccggcccccaccctcctgcccCCTGTGTGTCAGGTGGGACGAAGTGGGGCCGGGCTCCTTCCGCAGGGGGCAGGGGGGCCGGCAGGGGGGGTGGGCTGCCTCCCCCCGTCTCCTGCTCTAAACGTCCAGGGCGTGAAGCTGGCCAAAGTGAGGGAGGGCCCCGCCCAGGTCGCTTGCGGCTTCCGGCTGACTGGTGGGGGGGTGCAGGGGCCCCTGGCTGCTCTTCCACGCACCGTGGGCCGTGCCGTGGCACCTAAAGTCTCCTCTGCAGTGCTGCTTTCAGTGTTGTGTATACACAACCAGCCACCCGCACAGACACGTCGCACATGTGGATAGAAAGTTGGTGTTGGACTCAGTTGTGGCCTGCAGACGTCCAGGGGATCGTTGTGCACACCGTGTCTGTATTGTTGCAGTCCACCGAGAGCCATTTGGCCGACGGGCAGGCAAAGGAGGACTCCGGCGGGGAGGCCCCTCTTGAGCCCGAGTCCCCCAACCCCTTCAGCCAGCTGACCGACCAGGAGCTGGAAGAGTACAAGAAGGAGGTGGAGAGGAAGAAGCTGGGCCTGGACGGTGAGTGTCCTGGGACGGTCATTGGAGGGAGGCCTGAAGGGCTGCAGCGAATGCCGCGAGGGACAGCCGGACTCGCTCCCGGTTCAGAGAAACCCGGGAGTGTTTTCAGGGTGGTGGGAGGAAACTCGGGAGGGGCAACTGTTGCTCCACTGCCTTTGTTTCCAGTCTGAGCtccacatcttcctcctcctcctcttcctccaggtGAAAAGAAGGACAGCGGTCCAGAGGATTTGCTGACGTCCCCTGAGGAATCCACCGCCAGCCCTCCCGAACGCAGCCCCACAAGGCCCCCGGCCGGAAGCCCTGCCAGGCCTCCCTCCAAAGCGCCGGAAGGTAGGGGCACCTTTGCGGCCGGAACCTCATAATAATCTCTAGCATTGGACGCCAGGTGAGGGCCGGCCGGCCGCTTGGGTGGGAATTTCAGAAatcgcagagagagagagagattggcctGAGCCGACTAGACGCAGAGGGCAGAGAGCCCATGTCCCTGGCCACCACTGCCTCCGTGGGGGTCTTCTGGTCAAGGCTGCCGGCTGGATCACCTACCCCGATCCGAAGGGTCTGAGAGGGAATCTGGGGGCTCCTTCGGTATGTCAGGAAAGTCTGGGTGGGATCTTCACTCCGGAGAAGAGTCGTGGCTGCCATCTTGACCCTTTGGACAATTCTTTCTTACAACCAAAacaccatatttttctgagtataacaCACACCCTtcctccccccaccaaaaaagagggtgaaaatctgggtgcgtctCATAGTCTGAATGTAGCCCCCTCCCCATGTTCTGCGCGTAGCCTTTCCAGGGGCTTCCAGGCAGTGGGAATCCTCGCTCCCACACGGGCCCTGGTTCCCAAAGCCTCCCGGGAAAGTGCGTTGGGAGGCAGCCGGACTTTCTCACAGCCCGCGAGAGAGGCAGCGCATCAGCCCTCCTGGAGCTGCCACATGGTTTTGGACAAAGCGGCTAAACCTGCTTTAACTAAGATTAAACTACAAAACCAAAAGATAAAAAGGCCAGTGTGCGGGTGGCCTGACCGGCACCATGATGGGTTTGTCCCCACTGGACACCACACGGGTGAAATGTGGCTGGACAAGAGCAGCAGCCCTTCGGCTAACATGCCGCTTGGCAGCCCTCCCTAAGCGACCCACAGAGCCGCCCTCCGGCCCCCAGCAATCCGGGTCCTCTGACCGACCTGGAGAGGCTGGAGGGCCGAGCCGGCCTCCAACTGCAGACGGCGGGCAGAGTTTGCCTCCAACGCACTGCACCGCCCGCCAGCCACCCCCTCGTGTGGCTTGTGCCACCAACTCCACGTTCAGCCTGTAAAAGTCGCCTTGAGGAAGGTGCCGtagaaatcaaagaaagaaagagagagagagagaaggaaggaaggaaggagaaagaaagaaagaaagaaagaaagaaagaaagaaagaaagaaagaaaga
The nucleotide sequence above comes from Erythrolamprus reginae isolate rEryReg1 chromosome 12, rEryReg1.hap1, whole genome shotgun sequence. Encoded proteins:
- the ADD2 gene encoding beta-adducin isoform X1, which produces MSEGAVSEEAPSLPAQSQPRFDRFSEDDPEYLRIRNMAADLRQDFNLMEQKKRVTLILQSPSFREELETLIQEQMKKGNNANIWALQQIADFMASTAPSVFPPSPFSLSTVTPVNDLHSTDALSLAKGERLMRCKVGSVYRLLDLYGWAQLSGTAVTLRVNKEQEHFLVCPEGLSCHEVTASSLVKVNILGKVVEQGSTSFPVDPQGFSLHSAIYAARPDVRCVIHLHTPATTAVSAMKQGLLPISHDALLAGDLACFDFNGDVEGEADRTELQKCLGPTCKVLVLRNHGLVTLGDTVEEAFYKVFHLQAACEVQVAALSSAGGPEHLILLEGEKQRPHDGGLVRWAGSTFGPMQKSRLGEQEFEALMRMLDNLGYRTGYAYRYPFVQEKTKHKSEVEIPATVTAFVFEEEARPVSTLRPHAQKQRKEKTRWLNTPNTYLRVKVAEDSQGGTGGQRTKATWMKADDVEKSSSGVPIRIENPNQFVPLHTDPQEVLEMRNKIREQNRQEVKSAGPQSQLLASVIAEPSRSPSTESHLADGQAKEDSGGEAPLEPESPNPFSQLTDQELEEYKKEVERKKLGLDGEKKDSGPEDLLTSPEESTASPPERSPTRPPAGSPARPPSKAPEGGKEPGGSEGPADAEAAAANTVGPEAVEVNGREDGQTVEELLSRGISQLTTNTDTPEGPKDKSEPVTSGPVSPEGSPSKSPSKKKKKFRAPSFLKKSKKKEKAES
- the ADD2 gene encoding beta-adducin isoform X2, with the translated sequence MSEGAVSEEAPSLPAQSQPRFDRFSEDDPEYLRIRNMAADLRQDFNLMEQKKRVTLILQSPSFREELETLIQEQMKKGNNANIWALQQIADFMASTAPSVFPPSPFSLSTVTPVNDLHSTDALSLAKGERLMRCKVGSVYRLLDLYGWAQLSGTAVTLRVNKEQEHFLVCPEGLSCHEVTASSLVKVNILGKVVEQGSTSFPVDPQGFSLHSAIYAARPDVRCVIHLHTPATTAVSAMKQGLLPISHDALLAGDLACFDFNGDVEGEADRTELQKCLGPTCKVLVLRNHGLVTLGDTVEEAFYKVFHLQAACEVQVAALSSAGGPEHLILLEGEKQRPHDGGLVRWAGSTFGPMQKSRLGEQEFEALMRMLDNLEKTKHKSEVEIPATVTAFVFEEEARPVSTLRPHAQKQRKEKTRWLNTPNTYLRVKVAEDSQGGTGGQRTKATWMKADDVEKSSSGVPIRIENPNQFVPLHTDPQEVLEMRNKIREQNRQEVKSAGPQSQLLASVIAEPSRSPSTESHLADGQAKEDSGGEAPLEPESPNPFSQLTDQELEEYKKEVERKKLGLDGEKKDSGPEDLLTSPEESTASPPERSPTRPPAGSPARPPSKAPEGGKEPGGSEGPADAEAAAANTVGPEAVEVNGREDGQTVEELLSRGISQLTTNTDTPEGPKDKSEPVTSGPVSPEGSPSKSPSKKKKKFRAPSFLKKSKKKEKAES